In one window of Tellurirhabdus rosea DNA:
- the dapA gene encoding 4-hydroxy-tetrahydrodipicolinate synthase, whose translation MNTRFHGVGVAIVTPFNEDLSVDFDGFGRMIQHVSDGGVRYIVLQGTTGESPTVTKTEKKQLLQYLKENNPKNLPIVYGVGGNVTPDVVATLKDTDLEGVDAILSVCPYYNKPGKRGVIEHFTRIADASPVPVILYNIPPRTGINMSPETICTLAEHPNIIGVKEASCVIEQCMEIARDKPEDFLLISGDDVQGVPIISIGGVGVMSVIANAAPARFSGMIDAALKGDFAFARKELGHFLRIDPLLYEEGNPVGIKKILEILGLISSEVRLPLYRASDDLGERMKVVLQQDQLVELVA comes from the coding sequence ATGAATACCCGTTTTCACGGCGTCGGGGTCGCCATTGTAACCCCATTCAACGAGGACCTGAGCGTCGATTTCGACGGCTTTGGGCGCATGATTCAGCACGTGTCGGACGGCGGCGTTCGGTACATCGTGCTGCAGGGAACCACGGGAGAATCCCCGACGGTCACCAAAACGGAGAAGAAACAACTGCTGCAATATCTTAAGGAAAACAATCCTAAAAATCTGCCGATCGTGTACGGCGTGGGCGGCAACGTGACGCCGGACGTCGTGGCGACCCTTAAGGATACGGACCTGGAAGGCGTGGACGCTATTCTGTCGGTTTGCCCGTATTACAACAAACCCGGCAAGCGCGGGGTGATCGAGCACTTTACCCGGATTGCCGACGCCAGCCCGGTGCCGGTGATTCTGTACAACATCCCGCCGCGGACGGGCATCAACATGTCTCCCGAAACCATCTGCACGCTGGCCGAACACCCGAACATCATCGGCGTGAAGGAAGCTTCCTGCGTTATCGAGCAGTGCATGGAAATCGCCCGCGACAAGCCCGAAGACTTCCTGCTCATCTCCGGGGACGATGTTCAGGGCGTACCCATCATCAGCATCGGTGGGGTGGGCGTGATGTCCGTCATTGCCAACGCCGCTCCGGCGCGCTTTTCGGGCATGATCGACGCGGCGCTGAAAGGCGATTTTGCCTTTGCCCGGAAGGAACTGGGGCATTTCCTGCGCATCGACCCGCTGCTTTACGAAGAAGGCAACCCGGTCGGTATCAAGAAAATTCTGGAAATCCTGGGTCTGATTTCGTCCGAAGTTCGCCTGCCGCTGTACCGGGCTTCCGACGACCTGGGCGAGCGCATGAAGGTCGTGCTCCAGCAGGACCAGCTGGTCGAGCTGGTGGCCTAG
- the ligA gene encoding NAD-dependent DNA ligase LigA, giving the protein MNPEQRINELTDLLNHYNHQYYQNSVSEVDDFTFDRLLEELTTLEQQYPDLRRPDSPTLRVGGTVSKEFPTVFHRFPMLSLGNTYSEAELAEFDTRVRKGLDGAEVEYICELKFDGVALSMTYENGLLVQGATRGDGVRGDEITPNIRTIRTLPLRVKGPNVPALFEVRGEGFLPLAEFERINKEREDIGEPLLANPRNAASGTFKMQDSAVVASRRLDCYLYSFLSEPDIFQTHEESLNAMKAWGFNVSDTWRKCRSLSEVMAFIDEWDTRRFDLPLGTDGIVIKVNRYEQQRQLGYTAKSPRWAIAYKYKALAASTTLDGIQYQVGRTGAVTPVALLKPVLLAGTVVKRASLHNANEIQRLGVMLHDTVFIEKGGEIIPKVTGVDTDKRTALSQPIIYPTHCPACQTELYRREGEAHFYCPNEKFCPPQRQARFEHFIQRRAMNIESLGEGKIELLIDRELVQSPADLYELTAEKLLGLEKAYHDQETGKKRVVSFRQKTVDNILTAIERSKAQPFANVLFALGIRYVGLTTAEKLVDYFGSIDAIAAAPLEALTAAPEVGPRIAQSLVDWFADADNRVFIERLRLAGLQMEGERKVIEQEGSALAGKTFLYTGTFANFSREALEEKIAANGGKLVSSVSKKLNYLIVGENPGPSKISKAEQLGVPMISEEEFQGLL; this is encoded by the coding sequence ATGAATCCCGAACAGCGAATCAACGAACTGACCGATTTACTGAACCATTACAATCATCAATATTACCAGAACAGCGTTTCGGAAGTAGACGATTTTACCTTCGACCGTCTGCTTGAAGAACTTACGACCCTGGAGCAGCAGTACCCCGACCTGCGCCGGCCGGACAGCCCGACCCTGCGCGTGGGCGGCACCGTTTCGAAGGAATTTCCGACGGTCTTCCACCGCTTTCCCATGCTTTCGCTGGGCAATACCTACTCCGAAGCCGAGCTGGCGGAGTTCGACACCCGCGTCCGGAAAGGGCTCGACGGGGCCGAGGTGGAATACATCTGCGAGTTAAAATTTGACGGAGTGGCCCTGAGCATGACCTACGAAAACGGGCTTCTCGTCCAGGGCGCCACCCGCGGCGACGGCGTGCGGGGCGACGAGATTACGCCCAACATCCGCACCATCCGGACCCTGCCGCTGCGGGTGAAAGGCCCGAACGTTCCGGCGCTTTTTGAGGTGCGGGGCGAAGGATTCCTGCCGCTGGCCGAGTTCGAGCGCATTAACAAAGAGCGGGAGGATATCGGCGAACCGCTGCTGGCCAACCCCCGCAACGCCGCTTCGGGTACCTTCAAGATGCAGGATTCGGCCGTGGTCGCCAGCCGTCGGCTCGATTGCTACCTGTATTCTTTCCTGAGCGAGCCGGACATCTTCCAGACCCACGAAGAAAGCCTGAACGCGATGAAAGCCTGGGGCTTCAACGTGTCGGACACCTGGCGCAAATGCCGCAGCCTAAGCGAAGTGATGGCCTTTATCGACGAATGGGACACGCGCCGCTTCGACCTGCCGCTGGGTACCGACGGCATCGTCATCAAGGTCAACCGCTACGAGCAGCAGCGGCAGCTCGGCTACACGGCCAAAAGCCCGCGCTGGGCGATTGCCTACAAATACAAGGCCCTCGCGGCCAGCACCACGCTGGACGGCATTCAGTACCAGGTAGGCCGGACGGGAGCCGTCACGCCCGTGGCCCTGCTGAAACCGGTGCTGCTGGCCGGAACCGTGGTGAAACGGGCTTCGCTCCACAACGCCAACGAAATCCAGCGGCTGGGCGTGATGCTGCACGATACGGTCTTTATCGAAAAAGGCGGCGAGATCATTCCGAAAGTGACCGGCGTGGACACCGACAAACGGACCGCCCTCAGCCAGCCCATCATCTACCCGACCCACTGCCCCGCCTGCCAGACGGAACTGTACCGGCGCGAAGGCGAAGCGCACTTTTACTGCCCCAACGAAAAGTTCTGCCCGCCCCAGCGGCAGGCCCGTTTCGAGCACTTCATTCAGCGCCGGGCCATGAACATCGAGAGTCTTGGTGAAGGGAAAATTGAATTGCTGATTGATCGGGAACTGGTGCAGAGCCCGGCGGATTTGTACGAACTGACGGCCGAAAAACTGCTTGGCCTGGAAAAAGCTTACCACGACCAGGAGACGGGCAAGAAACGCGTGGTCAGCTTCCGCCAGAAAACGGTGGACAACATCCTGACGGCCATCGAACGCTCGAAAGCCCAGCCGTTTGCCAACGTGCTGTTTGCTCTCGGCATCCGTTACGTGGGCCTGACCACCGCCGAGAAACTGGTGGACTATTTCGGCAGCATAGACGCCATCGCCGCCGCTCCGCTGGAAGCCCTCACGGCCGCTCCGGAGGTCGGGCCGCGCATCGCCCAGAGCCTGGTCGACTGGTTTGCCGACGCGGATAACCGGGTCTTCATCGAACGCCTGCGACTGGCGGGGCTCCAGATGGAAGGCGAACGCAAGGTGATCGAGCAGGAGGGAAGCGCGCTGGCAGGCAAGACGTTCCTCTACACGGGCACGTTCGCGAACTTCAGCCGGGAGGCGCTGGAGGAGAAAATCGCGGCCAATGGGGGGAAGCTCGTCAGCAGCGTTTCCAAAAAACTGAACTACCTCATTGTGGGCGAAAACCCCGGTCCGTCCAAGATTTCGAAGGCCGAGCAACTGGGCGTGCCGATGATTTCGGAAGAGGAATTTCAGGGGTTGCTGTAA
- the rpe gene encoding ribulose-phosphate 3-epimerase, which yields MKYPLIAPSVLAADFANLQREVEMLNDSPADWIHVDVMDGVFVPNISFGLPVCEAIHRHARKPLDVHLMIMQPERYLEAFAKAGAASLTVHLEASPHLHRTLSQIRELGCRAGVALNPHTPVWLLENVLHQLDLVLLMSVNPGFGGQEFIEQTYRKTTELRRMLQSAGSAALIEIDGGVSNQNAGALVEAGATVLVAGSSVFKADSPAEAIGQLKSAGRQPVA from the coding sequence ATGAAATACCCCCTGATTGCACCCTCGGTTCTGGCGGCCGACTTTGCCAACCTTCAACGCGAAGTGGAAATGCTCAACGACAGTCCCGCCGACTGGATTCACGTGGATGTGATGGATGGAGTGTTCGTTCCCAATATTTCCTTTGGACTGCCGGTCTGCGAAGCCATTCACCGCCATGCCCGCAAGCCCCTCGACGTTCACCTGATGATCATGCAGCCGGAGCGGTATCTGGAGGCGTTTGCCAAAGCCGGTGCCGCCAGCCTTACGGTTCATCTGGAAGCCAGTCCTCACCTCCACCGCACGCTGTCCCAGATTCGCGAACTGGGCTGCAGGGCCGGGGTTGCCCTCAATCCGCATACGCCCGTCTGGCTGCTGGAAAACGTCCTCCACCAGCTCGACCTCGTGCTGCTGATGTCGGTCAATCCGGGTTTTGGCGGGCAGGAATTTATTGAACAGACCTACCGTAAAACGACCGAACTGCGGCGCATGCTCCAGTCGGCGGGCAGTGCTGCCCTGATTGAAATTGACGGAGGCGTAAGCAACCAGAATGCCGGGGCGCTGGTCGAAGCCGGAGCGACGGTCCTTGTGGCCGGTAGTTCGGTCTTCAAAGCCGACTCCCCCGCGGAGGCCATCGGGCAGCTCAAATCTGCCGGTCGCCAACCCGTAGCTTAA
- a CDS encoding alpha-amylase family glycosyl hydrolase has translation MKRSNGIVLGLLITAGVTSCWKSQSDNNTDTTTSSTTHPTDSASTVARMRQPASPDWAKNATIYEVNLRQFAEKEPLKALESQLTRLKEMGVDVLWLMPVFPIGAEKRKGTLGNPYAVRNYRAINPEYGTDADFRTLVQRAHDLGMRIILDWPLNHTAWDHPWVSQHPDWYTRINGRIISPVDEEGESSNWTDVADLNYDNLELRQHMLAEMKYWVKEYDVDGFRCEVASMVPDEFWAEVRPTLDSVKTVFMLAESEDDPSHFRLGFNANYGWSTHWLMREISRGRRKASDLDSLLDANRRKFPSWYYQMHFIQNHDENTWAGTTTELFGQSADAFSVLTFTFDGMPLVYNGMESKLSKRLKMYEKDPIYWGNYGKQDFYKTLLTLKHRNRALWNGPAGGPLVKLATTRDDKVYAFHRQKDGDMITVVVNLSPEPQTIQLTGDGFEGMYTEVFSRQPTELRNAMTFALKPWEYKVFTN, from the coding sequence ATGAAACGATCGAACGGAATAGTATTGGGTCTGCTCATAACGGCCGGAGTCACCTCCTGCTGGAAGTCTCAATCCGACAATAACACCGACACTACCACTTCGTCCACCACTCACCCGACCGATTCGGCCTCCACCGTCGCCCGGATGCGGCAGCCTGCCTCGCCGGACTGGGCCAAAAACGCCACGATTTACGAAGTCAATCTGCGGCAGTTCGCCGAAAAAGAGCCCCTCAAAGCGCTGGAATCCCAGCTGACCCGGCTCAAGGAAATGGGCGTGGACGTGCTCTGGCTGATGCCGGTTTTTCCGATCGGGGCCGAAAAGCGCAAAGGCACGCTGGGCAACCCGTATGCGGTCCGGAACTACCGCGCAATCAATCCGGAGTACGGCACGGATGCCGACTTCCGGACCCTCGTCCAGCGCGCCCACGACCTGGGCATGCGGATTATCCTCGACTGGCCGCTCAACCATACGGCCTGGGACCATCCGTGGGTCAGCCAGCATCCCGACTGGTACACCCGGATCAACGGCCGCATCATCTCGCCGGTCGACGAAGAGGGTGAATCCAGCAACTGGACCGACGTGGCGGACCTTAACTACGACAATCTGGAACTGCGGCAGCACATGCTGGCGGAGATGAAATACTGGGTGAAAGAATACGATGTGGACGGCTTCCGCTGCGAAGTGGCCAGCATGGTTCCCGACGAGTTCTGGGCCGAAGTCCGCCCGACGCTAGACTCGGTGAAGACCGTTTTCATGCTCGCCGAATCCGAAGACGACCCGTCGCATTTCCGGCTGGGCTTCAACGCCAACTACGGCTGGAGCACCCACTGGCTCATGCGCGAAATCTCCAGGGGCCGCCGCAAAGCCTCCGACCTCGACTCCCTGCTGGATGCCAACCGCCGCAAGTTTCCGTCATGGTACTACCAGATGCATTTTATCCAGAACCACGACGAAAACACCTGGGCCGGTACCACGACGGAATTGTTCGGGCAGAGTGCCGATGCCTTCTCGGTGCTGACGTTCACCTTCGACGGCATGCCGCTGGTCTACAACGGCATGGAATCGAAGCTGAGCAAGCGGCTGAAGATGTACGAAAAAGACCCCATCTACTGGGGAAATTACGGCAAACAGGATTTTTACAAAACCCTCCTCACGCTGAAGCACCGCAACCGGGCCCTGTGGAATGGTCCGGCGGGCGGTCCGCTGGTGAAACTGGCAACCACCCGCGACGACAAGGTGTACGCCTTCCACCGGCAGAAGGACGGCGACATGATCACGGTGGTGGTCAACCTCAGCCCCGAGCCGCAGACCATCCAGCTCACCGGCGACGGGTTCGAGGGCATGTATACCGAGGTTTTCAGCCGCCAGCCAACCGAGCTTCGCAATGCCATGACGTTTGCCCTCAAACCGTGGGAATACAAGGTTTTTACCAACTAA
- a CDS encoding OmpA family protein produces the protein MFRLLFLASTFFVSQSSFGQSVLWASSVAGVSSEAKGEPNTQQYRASQALGMPNRLPGAGDNPCAWAPLYPEGLNEEYISLRYEKTIPIRQIAIFESGAPGAVSQVLVSSGQGRETVVYKAASNTPTPNPLLIFPEGEISGNIVKVVLNPSRVKGANMIDAVGISSEKQPISIGINVAKDAPKDVVKENLGRLVNSKGQEVAPVISPDGRTLYFTRGEHPGNVGGPSRQDVWYSRLEAGGTWSEAVNIGTPINGPGDNAISGISADGKTLYLVNVPLPDGGTRFGFSRSGRGPNGWSFPAEMKVQNNYNKHKDMYTEFTVSADGRTMVLSVQRNDSQGDKDLYVSFVRSDLTWSEPKSLGTKLNTADYEGAPFLAADGKTLYFTSSGRPEYGKGDIFVTRRLDDTWLNWSEPENLGPAINTPEWDGYITIPAAGDYAYTSSVQNSLGEEDIFRFKLPASTKPEPVAIFSGQVIDSQSKRPVPATIRVRQAEKEAEFARMDYEPTTGDFKLVLPTQKIYQLTASREGYFATTETVDLQKEKRYREIRKVISLFPIKAGQKVILREVLFEQSKPVLLPGSEEELNRLVDILKQYPQMEILVEGHTDNQGDWNLNMKLSEDRVRTVKSYLADKGVADSRVQTKAWGPSKPIASNETEEKRRLNRRVEFTILKL, from the coding sequence ATGTTTCGCCTGCTATTCCTGGCTTCCACTTTTTTCGTTTCCCAGTCTTCCTTTGGCCAGAGTGTGCTCTGGGCCAGTTCGGTGGCGGGTGTGTCCTCCGAGGCGAAGGGCGAACCCAACACCCAGCAGTATCGGGCCAGTCAGGCGCTGGGCATGCCCAACCGGCTCCCCGGAGCGGGCGACAATCCGTGTGCCTGGGCTCCCCTGTACCCGGAAGGGCTGAACGAGGAATACATTTCCCTGCGCTACGAAAAAACCATTCCGATCCGGCAGATCGCCATCTTTGAAAGCGGGGCGCCGGGAGCCGTTTCGCAGGTGCTGGTATCGAGCGGACAGGGCCGGGAAACGGTGGTCTACAAGGCAGCATCGAATACACCGACCCCAAACCCGCTGCTGATCTTTCCCGAAGGCGAAATTTCGGGCAATATCGTCAAGGTGGTGCTCAATCCGTCCCGGGTGAAGGGGGCCAACATGATCGACGCCGTCGGCATTTCCTCCGAAAAACAACCCATCAGCATCGGCATCAACGTCGCCAAAGACGCGCCCAAAGACGTCGTGAAGGAAAACCTCGGTCGGCTGGTCAACTCTAAAGGGCAGGAAGTGGCCCCGGTCATCTCTCCCGACGGCCGGACGCTGTATTTCACCCGCGGCGAACACCCCGGCAACGTGGGCGGCCCCTCCCGGCAGGACGTGTGGTATTCGCGGCTCGAAGCCGGCGGCACCTGGAGCGAAGCGGTCAACATCGGGACGCCCATCAACGGCCCCGGTGACAACGCCATCAGCGGCATTTCCGCCGACGGCAAAACGCTTTACCTCGTCAATGTGCCGCTTCCGGACGGAGGAACGCGCTTTGGCTTTTCGCGTTCGGGCCGGGGGCCCAACGGCTGGTCGTTTCCGGCCGAAATGAAGGTTCAGAACAATTACAACAAGCATAAGGACATGTACACGGAATTTACCGTTTCGGCCGACGGGCGGACGATGGTGCTTTCCGTGCAGCGCAACGATTCGCAGGGCGACAAAGACCTGTACGTTTCGTTTGTGCGCAGCGACCTGACCTGGAGCGAACCCAAGTCCCTCGGTACCAAACTGAACACGGCGGATTACGAAGGTGCGCCGTTTCTGGCCGCCGACGGCAAAACGCTCTATTTCACTTCCTCCGGCCGCCCCGAGTACGGCAAAGGCGATATTTTCGTCACCCGCCGCCTCGACGACACCTGGCTGAACTGGTCGGAGCCGGAGAACCTGGGACCGGCCATCAACACGCCGGAATGGGACGGGTACATCACGATTCCCGCCGCCGGCGATTATGCCTACACCAGCTCCGTGCAGAATTCGCTGGGCGAGGAAGACATCTTCCGGTTCAAACTTCCGGCCTCCACCAAACCCGAGCCCGTGGCGATTTTCTCCGGGCAGGTGATCGACTCGCAGAGCAAGCGGCCGGTACCGGCGACGATCCGCGTCCGGCAGGCCGAAAAAGAAGCGGAGTTTGCCCGGATGGACTACGAGCCCACCACCGGCGACTTTAAACTGGTGCTGCCCACTCAAAAGATTTACCAGCTGACCGCCAGTCGGGAAGGCTACTTCGCCACCACCGAAACGGTTGATCTGCAAAAGGAAAAACGGTACCGCGAAATCCGGAAGGTCATTTCCCTTTTCCCGATAAAGGCGGGGCAGAAGGTCATCCTGCGGGAAGTACTTTTTGAGCAGAGCAAGCCCGTTCTGCTGCCCGGTTCCGAAGAAGAGCTGAATCGCCTCGTGGATATTCTGAAACAGTATCCGCAGATGGAAATTCTGGTGGAAGGCCATACCGACAACCAGGGCGACTGGAACCTGAACATGAAGCTTTCGGAAGACCGGGTTCGCACCGTGAAGAGCTACCTGGCCGACAAAGGCGTGGCCGACTCGCGGGTTCAGACAAAAGCGTGGGGTCCCAGCAAGCCCATTGCCAGCAACGAAACGGAAGAAAAACGCCGCCTGAACCGGAGAGTAGAATTTACAATTCTTAAACTGTAA